From the Prochlorococcus marinus str. AS9601 genome, the window CAAGTCTGAATAAAGAAGAAGGTATTAAATTACAAAAACAGAGAGATGAAATTGCAATTTCTAAGAGGAATATTGAGTCAGAAAAGATGAGACAAGAAAATTTCGATGATAATTTTTTAAATCAATTGAACTTTCAAATTGATGATCTCACTTTAAAACACAAACTATCTAGAAAAAAACTTTCTGATGCGGCTGGAGAATCTGGAGAATTCTCAAAACAAAGTATCAAATTAAACGCTGAGCTTGAAAGTATAAAAAATCAAATTAATCCTTTAGAAATAAAAAAAAGGAAACTTGAAGAAGAAACGATTCAAAATAATATTCAAAAAGATGAGATATTGTCACAGATCGAATCCTTAGACTTAGAAAAGCAGAAACTTTTTCAGGGAAATCAAAGAAAAAAAGAGACATCCGATACAAAGAATAAAAACTTGGCAAGTAATAGCGCAGAAATTCATTCTTTAAAAAATGAAATCGATTTATTAATTAAAACTAAATCAAGGCTAAATAACGAGCAATTAAGGCTTGAAAAGGATTTATCTAGATTCGAAAGCAGGAAGGAAGCTTTAAACGAATCTAGAGGTTCATATGCTCTCAGAATTCTCTTAGAGGCAGGCTTAGAGGGTATACATGGTTATGTAGCTCAACTTGGAGAGGTTAGTGAGAAAAATAGATATGCATTAGAAATTGCTGCTGGAAATAGGTTAGGACAAATTGTTGTTGATAATGATCATATTGCTGCAAAAGCAATTGAAATTCTTAAAAAGAAGAAAGCGGGAAGATTAACTTTTTTACCTTTAAATAGAATTAAAAGTCAAAAAAAGAATTATGCAATTTCAAGATTTGAAAATAACAGGGAGAATGGATTTATTGATAAAGCTATTAATCTAATTACTTTTGATGAAGTTTATTCAGATGTTTTTCGATATGTTTTTGGAGATACTTTGGTTTTTTCAGACTTATCCTCAGCTAGGTTATCTATACAAAAAAATAGGTTGGTTACCTTAAGTGGTGAATTATTAGAAGCAAGTGGTGCTATTACAGGAGGCAGTAAGTTAAATAAAGATTTGGCTTATAGGTTTGGAATTAATAATGATAATGATGATTCCAGTCCTATAAAAGAAAGATTATTAGTTATCGAAGAAGCTTTAAAAGAGTCAAATAATGATTTGATACTAAAAAATAATAGACTTAGTATTTTGAATTCTAACCGCAGTCAAATAATTGAGGATTGGGCCTCATTTAATAAAGAAATTGAAGTAAATCAAGATTCTCTTAAAGCTGTCTTGCAAAGAATTGAGGATTGTAAATCGAGATTAAATAAACTTGATACTGCTAATAATTTATTAGTTAAAGAGTTAGGTCATTTAAAAAATCAATTGAAGCCTTATCACGATAAGTTTGATCAACTACAAACCATTCAAAAGGCAAATTATGAAAAAAATCAAAAATCATCATTAATAGCTTTTAATGACGATTTTAATAATCTTGATAAAAAACTTGAATTACTTATTAAAGAGAGAAATACATTATTAGATAAAAAGAATCAATTCGCTTTAAATAAAGAGCGTATCAATAATTCATTAAAAATTACTTTACTACAAGAAAAAAACTTGCAGGAATCTATTAAACAACTCGCAATTGCTCATAGTGAATGGATAGAAAAAAGGGATCAATTTAAAAAAGAGCTTTCAGATCTCGATAATCAAAAAAATTCTCTAGAGAAGAATTTAGGTTTATTGAGAAGGAAAAGAGATGAATTAAACTCTTCAATTTCAAATAAAAGGCAAGAATATAATAACTATCTGTTAAAGCTTGAATATCTTGAAAGGGATATGCATTCCCTCAAAGAAGAGATGAGGAGCGAGAAAATAAAATTAGAAAATTATAAAAAAGATCTACCTAATCCTTCCCCGGAGTTTGGAGAATATGAAGGGAAGGGTCTTGAATCTTTGCAATCAGAAATTTCGATTATAAATGCAAAACTAGAAAGCTTAGAACCTGTCAATATGTTAGCTCTTGATGAACTAGAAGAATTAATTGAGAGATTAAATGGTTTGCGAGAAAAATTAGAAATTCTATCTAATGAAAGATCTGAATTATTGCTGAGAATAGAAACTGTATCTACGATGCGTCAAGAAGCTTTTATGCAAGCATTTACAGAAGTTGATAGACATTTTAGAGAAATTTTTGCAAATTTATCTGATGGAGATGGATTTCTTCAACTTGAAAATCCTAATTCTCCTTTAGAAGGAGGATTAACTTTAGTGGCTCATCCCAAGGGAAAAAATGTCAGAAGATTAGCTTCTATGTCAGGTGGTGAAAAATCGTTAACCGCTTTAAGTTTTTTATTTGCTTTGCAAAAGTATAAGCCTTCACCTTTTTATGCATTAGACGAGGTTGATAGTTTTTTAGATGGCATTAATGTTGAAAGGTTGTCAAAACTAATATCAAATCAGTCATCAAATGCTCAATTTATAGTCGTAAGTCATAGAAGGCCTATGATTAGTGCATCTGAACGAACAATTGGGGTTGCGCAAGCAAGAGGTGCTAATACTCAAGTTCTTGGGTTACCAAATGCTGCATAAACACACTTTTTTAAATTTATACGTCAGAATGATAAAAAGAAATTTATGAGCTTGTCTAACACATCTGCTAATAAGAATCTCCCTAACTCGGTTCCTAGTGAACGTTTATGGTTAAGGTCAGAATTAATGGGAACACAAGTGATAACTACTGATACTGGAAGACGGCTAGGCGTAGTTGGCGAAGTTGTTGTTGATATTGATAGAAGAGAGGTGGTCGCTTTGGGACTAAGAGATAATCCACTTACAAGATTTTTACCAGGTTTGCCAAAATGGATGCCTTTAGAAAGTATTAAGCAAGTTGGAGATGTCATATTAGTTGACTCCCTAGATTCTTTAAGTGAAAGTTTTTCTCCAGAAAGGTATGGGAAGGTAATTAATTGTCAAGTGATTACAGAATCTGGACAACTTCTGGGAAGAGTTCTTGGCTTTTCTTTTGATATTGAGACTGGGGATTTGATATCTCTTGTTATGGGTGCTGTTGGTGTTCCGCTTTTAGGCGAGGGAGTTTTAAGTACTTGGGAAATACCTGTTGAGGAAATTGTAAGTAGTGGTACTGATAGGATTATTGTTTATGAGGGTGCGGAAGAAAAACTGAAGCAACTAAGTAGTGGACTACTTGAGAAACTAGGAGTCGGGGGTTCTTCATGGGATGAAAGGGAAGTCAATGGATACTCAGCAAATCTTGTACCTGTTGAGAATCAGTTACTTTCAGGTTCTGAATCAGAACAGCAAAACAATTTGGTCGAGGAATATGAAGAAGTTGTTGAACAAGATGATTATGAAGATGATTATGAAGATGATTATGAAGATGAACTTGAATATATTGAAATAAAGGGTTCTGAAGCAGAACTAAATAATAGAAAAAAGCTATACATGGATAATGATGATTCTGATCAGATCCAGAATCAAAATATTGTTAATCAAATAAATGAAAAAAATAATATTGATTTAAAGCAAAAAAAACAATCAACTACTAATTTAGCTTCGAAAAGACCAATTCAAAATGCAACTGAAACTTTAGATATTGAACCACTAAACGAACAAAATTTAGTTCAAGATAATAAAAAATCAGAAAAGTTTGAAATTGATGACCCCTGGTAATTGTTAAAGTTTTTTTATTGAATTAAGAATTATAGAAGCAAGTTTTTTTGCAGCACCTTTATCGCCTCTTTCTTTGTGTAGATTATCCCTAATACTTTTTAATTGATCTCTATTTTTAATAAGAAATAATACTTCTCTTGCAATTTTTATTGGTGAAATATTCCCTATCCTTTCAGGGACAATCATTCTTTTAGCTTTAATATTTGGCCAAGCAAAAAATTTCTTTTTTTTAAAATAAAAATTTTTGATTATAAAAGTTAGTAATCTATTTATTAATGAAATTTTTCCTATTACTCCAAAAATACCATCCCAGGCATTCATCATATTTAAATGTTGAGTTGGCAGAATTACTAACATTGGAAGACTAATTGCTGCTAATTCTGCAGTATTTGCTCCAACAGTTGTAATTGCAAGATCACATTCTTTTAATATTTCATAGCAAGGATGTTTCTTGATTAGATAAATCTTTGTATTTTTTGATGTTTCAATTACATAATCAAAAAGAGAGTCTTTAAAGTTTTTAATTGTTTTGATTTTTGATGAGTAATATTTAGCAATTGGATTTTTATTGCTTTGAAAAAATAAATATTCACTTTTATCAGTAGTTGGGGCAATGGGAATTATAAAATTTATATTTTGATTTTCTTCAGCGATATGATCTGCAAGTTCTAAGAAGAAAGGAATTCCAACAGAAAGCTTTGCTTTCTTAGAACCAGGCAATAATGCAATATGATGTTTTTCTTTATTTCTTAATGATATTTTGCTATTAAGTTTGATATCTGCCATCAAATCGCCAATTATCTTACATTTATATTTATATCTTTTAGGTATTGACTCTTTTACTTTTACATTCATAGCAGCGATTGCGTTGGTCCATTTAGGCCATCGTGAAACCCATTCAGCATATGTAATATTTAAATAACCTAATCTTTTAGCTAATAAAATGCTCCAAAATTGATCCCCACCAAGGAAAATAACCACCCCTTTTTTGGGCCAATATGCAAAAGAATGTGGATTTATTAATAATTTCCAAAAACTTTTGGATTTTGTAATTAATTCGAATTTATTCCATGAATTTGCAACTAAAAATTCTTTACCGGTGGCATTTGGGCAAGGAACAAGGACTAATCTAAGAGTGATATCTTGTTTATCGTAATCACGTAATGATCTATTTACTTTTTTAAGCTCATCTATTACAGGATTTACCCATGTGGTTAATTCACCAGGACCATTGGAAATTATAACTACTGCAACTGATTTTTTTTTCATTGCAGTCAAGCCAGAATACATTAAATGCGGACGGCGAGACTTGAACTCGCAAGGCCGAAGCCACACGCTCCTTAGACGTGCGCGTCTACCAATTCCGCCACGTCCGCAAAGGGTTTTAAGCAACCGGGGGATACCTAAACCTTAAAAATATCATACATTATTGGCTGAAATAAGGATCTAGTTCGAAAAGAGAATTTTTGAAGATCATGATTATTTTTCTATTGCATAAAACAAATATTTATACATATATAACGTTTTAGGTTGTATTGTAAAAAATGTCCTCTGATTACTAAAAAAATTTGTTGAATACTTTGGCAAATAATTTTTTATTTTAAGTCATTTCATTTCTTCAATTTTATTTTCATAATGGTTGAAAAAGTTTTAATTGCTAATCGTGGAGAAATAGCTTTACGAATTGTCAGAAGTTGTAGAGAACTAGGGATTGCAACAGTTGCAGTTTTTAGCACTGTTGATAAAAAAGCATTGCATGTTCAGCTTGCTGATGAGGCGGTTTGCGTCGGAGATTCATTAAGTAATAAGAGTTATTTAAATATTCCAAATATACTTGCTGCTGCTACATCAAGAGGAGTTGATGCTATTCATCCTGGTTATGGATTTCTTGCGGAAAATGATAAATTTGCTGAGATGTGTAACGATCATGGCATAGTTTTTATTGGCCCATCTCCTAAAGCTATTAGATCTATGGGAGATAAATCTACAGCTAAAGAAACTATGGAAGCAGTTGGAGTTCCAACAGTACCTGGCAGTAAAGGCTTGTTATCAAATGTTGATGAGGCTTATAAATTGGCAGATGATATTGGCTATCCGGTAATTATTAAAGCGACTGCTGGAGGAGGCGGAAGAGGTATGAGGTTGGTTGAAAACTCCAATAATCTAGAAAAAATGTTTAAAGCAGCTCAAGGCGAAGCAGAAGCAGCTTTTGGTAATGATGGTTTATATATGGAGAAATTTATAAAGAAGCCAAGACATGTAGAAATTCAAATTTTGGCTGACAGGTCGGGTAATGTTGTTCACTTAGGAGAGCGAGATTGTTCAGTTCAAAGAAGACATCAGAAGTTACTAGAAGAGTCTCCCAGTCCTGCAATTAACCCTGCGCTAAGAAAAAAAATGGGGAACGCAGCTATTGCTGCTGCAAAAAGTATCGGCTACGAAGGAGCGGGGACAGTTGAATTTTTAGTTGATGATGATGATAATTTTTATTTTATGGAAATGAATACTAGGATTCAAGTTGAACATCCTGTTACTGAAATGGTTACAGGAGTAGATTTAATAGCTGAGCAAATTAAAATCGCAAGCGGAGCAAACTTGGAATTTAGTCAGGATGATATCCATTTAAACGGTCATGCCATTGAATGTAGAATCAATGCTGAAGATCCTTCTCACAATTTCCGACCATCACCTGGAAAAATAACTGGGTGGCTTCCTCCTGGTGGCCCTGGTGTAAGGGTGGATAGTCATGTTTATACAGGCTATGAAATACCTCCTTTCTATGACTCATTAATTGGTAAATTAATAGTCTGGGGAAAAGATCGTAATACTGCAATTAAACGTATGAATAGGGCTTTAAATGAATGTGCGGTCACTGGTATTCCTACAACAATTAACTTTCATCTAACTTTACTAAATAAATCTAAATTTAAGCAGGGTAAGATACATACTAAATATGTAGAAGAAGAATTATTGCCAAATTACTGAGAAATAATTAATTATTTCTATGAAATATGTGTATGTAATGCAAGTTTTACAAGCCCTTGCTGACCGACTAAAATTTCTCTTAAAAAGCTTATAACTCCGATCCAAATTACGGGTCCAACATCAACACCTCCAATAGGAGGAATTAGTTTTCTTGTTAAATTAAGAATAGAGCTTGATGGTATTGAAATTAATAACCATAAACCTTTATTTAAATCAATTTTTGGATACCAAGTAAGTATTAATCTTATTAGAAAAACTATAGTTAGATATGAAAGAGAAATTCCTAAACTAATATCTAAGATTTTAAGAGAGTTTACAAGCAAGAAATCACAATTATTTAACTCATCTTAATAAATAACCCATTGAAACGTATTTAATTCGTATTATAAATTGAGAATTTAATATTTAAAAAGTGTTTCAAATCTCAAATTTATTAATAGCCGCAGATTTTTCTGCTGAAGTTGCTAATAATTCAGCAGTTGGTATGATAGGTAGTTTTATTGCGGCTGCCTTACTTATCGTTGTTCCAGCTACTGCATTTTTGATTTTTGTTAGCCAGAAAGATTCCCTCGATCGTACTTCTACTGGAAGACGCTAGTTTTTGTAGAAGTTTTAAG encodes:
- the smc gene encoding chromosome segregation protein SMC codes for the protein MRLVHINQVEFENFKSFGGNVKIPLEEGFTVVTGPNGSGKSNILDGILFCLGLANSRGMRAERLPDLINNSKVKEGKSSETSVSVKFNIQDWSPREDLPPLELEEEEIALNKGQKEWLVSRKLRLMPGGSYASTYTSDGKQCTLQQIQRILRDISVDPEGSNVVMQGDVTRIVSMNNKERRNLIDELAGVALFDTRIEQTNAKLNDVFERQERCEILENELQSSKNKLEKECEKAKRYKELKAKLLQIMELEKVLIYEKQVKHVESIEKKESEIEKNKILFNKEKESISKEISVLEDALKILVDELKEKGEDKLIKVNSDIGSINSSLRELDRISSLNKEEGIKLQKQRDEIAISKRNIESEKMRQENFDDNFLNQLNFQIDDLTLKHKLSRKKLSDAAGESGEFSKQSIKLNAELESIKNQINPLEIKKRKLEEETIQNNIQKDEILSQIESLDLEKQKLFQGNQRKKETSDTKNKNLASNSAEIHSLKNEIDLLIKTKSRLNNEQLRLEKDLSRFESRKEALNESRGSYALRILLEAGLEGIHGYVAQLGEVSEKNRYALEIAAGNRLGQIVVDNDHIAAKAIEILKKKKAGRLTFLPLNRIKSQKKNYAISRFENNRENGFIDKAINLITFDEVYSDVFRYVFGDTLVFSDLSSARLSIQKNRLVTLSGELLEASGAITGGSKLNKDLAYRFGINNDNDDSSPIKERLLVIEEALKESNNDLILKNNRLSILNSNRSQIIEDWASFNKEIEVNQDSLKAVLQRIEDCKSRLNKLDTANNLLVKELGHLKNQLKPYHDKFDQLQTIQKANYEKNQKSSLIAFNDDFNNLDKKLELLIKERNTLLDKKNQFALNKERINNSLKITLLQEKNLQESIKQLAIAHSEWIEKRDQFKKELSDLDNQKNSLEKNLGLLRRKRDELNSSISNKRQEYNNYLLKLEYLERDMHSLKEEMRSEKIKLENYKKDLPNPSPEFGEYEGKGLESLQSEISIINAKLESLEPVNMLALDELEELIERLNGLREKLEILSNERSELLLRIETVSTMRQEAFMQAFTEVDRHFREIFANLSDGDGFLQLENPNSPLEGGLTLVAHPKGKNVRRLASMSGGEKSLTALSFLFALQKYKPSPFYALDEVDSFLDGINVERLSKLISNQSSNAQFIVVSHRRPMISASERTIGVAQARGANTQVLGLPNAA
- a CDS encoding PRC-barrel domain-containing protein, translated to MSLSNTSANKNLPNSVPSERLWLRSELMGTQVITTDTGRRLGVVGEVVVDIDRREVVALGLRDNPLTRFLPGLPKWMPLESIKQVGDVILVDSLDSLSESFSPERYGKVINCQVITESGQLLGRVLGFSFDIETGDLISLVMGAVGVPLLGEGVLSTWEIPVEEIVSSGTDRIIVYEGAEEKLKQLSSGLLEKLGVGGSSWDEREVNGYSANLVPVENQLLSGSESEQQNNLVEEYEEVVEQDDYEDDYEDDYEDELEYIEIKGSEAELNNRKKLYMDNDDSDQIQNQNIVNQINEKNNIDLKQKKQSTTNLASKRPIQNATETLDIEPLNEQNLVQDNKKSEKFEIDDPW
- the accC gene encoding acetyl-CoA carboxylase biotin carboxylase subunit encodes the protein MVEKVLIANRGEIALRIVRSCRELGIATVAVFSTVDKKALHVQLADEAVCVGDSLSNKSYLNIPNILAAATSRGVDAIHPGYGFLAENDKFAEMCNDHGIVFIGPSPKAIRSMGDKSTAKETMEAVGVPTVPGSKGLLSNVDEAYKLADDIGYPVIIKATAGGGGRGMRLVENSNNLEKMFKAAQGEAEAAFGNDGLYMEKFIKKPRHVEIQILADRSGNVVHLGERDCSVQRRHQKLLEESPSPAINPALRKKMGNAAIAAAKSIGYEGAGTVEFLVDDDDNFYFMEMNTRIQVEHPVTEMVTGVDLIAEQIKIASGANLEFSQDDIHLNGHAIECRINAEDPSHNFRPSPGKITGWLPPGGPGVRVDSHVYTGYEIPPFYDSLIGKLIVWGKDRNTAIKRMNRALNECAVTGIPTTINFHLTLLNKSKFKQGKIHTKYVEEELLPNY
- a CDS encoding YggT family protein, which encodes MLVNSLKILDISLGISLSYLTIVFLIRLILTWYPKIDLNKGLWLLISIPSSSILNLTRKLIPPIGGVDVGPVIWIGVISFLREILVGQQGLVKLALHTHIS
- the psbX gene encoding photosystem II reaction center X protein — encoded protein: MFQISNLLIAADFSAEVANNSAVGMIGSFIAAALLIVVPATAFLIFVSQKDSLDRTSTGRR